A genomic window from Desulfomicrobium macestii includes:
- a CDS encoding PilZ domain-containing protein codes for MTKKRPPLWLDTDLDSYLREQDAPGGKTVPAPGGPLQATPDDSIQDRRRATRQLLSGFAVVHTLDPDGRRGRYRVAQLRDISTTGIGLRLNSTEPESFAEGREFEVLFQFSDHGKPLHMACTACRKALDEAGVIIGAVFRNPLGSLAEVSC; via the coding sequence GTGACAAAAAAACGCCCCCCTCTCTGGCTGGATACCGACCTCGACAGCTACCTGCGCGAACAGGACGCTCCCGGTGGCAAGACCGTGCCTGCTCCGGGCGGTCCCCTTCAGGCCACCCCCGATGACAGCATTCAGGACCGGCGCAGGGCCACCCGCCAGCTCCTGTCCGGCTTCGCCGTGGTGCACACGCTGGATCCGGACGGGCGCAGGGGGCGGTATCGTGTGGCGCAGCTGCGCGACATCTCGACCACGGGCATCGGCTTGCGCCTGAATTCGACCGAGCCCGAGAGCTTTGCGGAAGGGCGTGAGTTCGAGGTGCTCTTTCAGTTCTCGGATCACGGAAAACCCCTGCACATGGCCTGCACCGCCTGTCGCAAGGCGTTGGACGAGGCCGGGGTGATAATCGGCGCGGTTTTCAGGAATCCATTGGGATCGCTGGCCGAAGTCAGCTGCTGA